From Thermoanaerobaculia bacterium, the proteins below share one genomic window:
- a CDS encoding tetrahydrofolate dehydrogenase/cyclohydrolase catalytic domain-containing protein — MTARVLEGTALAAELRAEAAAEAVEFAAKNGRAPGLRVILVGNDPGSSVYVRSKEK; from the coding sequence GTGACCGCGCGCGTCCTCGAAGGGACCGCCCTCGCCGCGGAGCTCCGCGCCGAAGCCGCCGCCGAAGCCGTGGAATTCGCCGCGAAGAACGGCCGCGCCCCCGGGCTGCGGGTGATCCTCGTCGGCAACGATCCCGGGTCCAGCGTCTACGTCCGCAGCAAGGAAAAGG